In bacterium, a single window of DNA contains:
- a CDS encoding DsrE/DsrF/DrsH-like family protein: protein MSKTMDVPSKQDTGSVATGKLSIIMFSGTADKFIPLGVLAQGAAAMEMQVNVFVTGFGLLGFTKTPHDLPFPPEFAAMAPGLAQGMKAARVQPWDAMLRQAKELGAKVYACSMMAEVMGLKKSDFNDLVDDVVGAATFLQAAEGGQTLFI from the coding sequence ATGAGTAAGACGATGGACGTTCCGTCGAAGCAAGATACGGGAAGCGTGGCGACCGGCAAGCTCTCGATCATCATGTTCAGCGGGACCGCCGATAAGTTCATTCCGCTCGGCGTGCTCGCACAGGGCGCGGCAGCGATGGAGATGCAGGTGAACGTGTTCGTGACGGGCTTCGGCCTGCTCGGCTTCACAAAGACGCCCCACGACCTGCCGTTCCCGCCGGAGTTTGCGGCGATGGCGCCGGGCCTCGCCCAGGGCATGAAGGCCGCCCGCGTACAGCCGTGGGACGCGATGCTGCGCCAGGCCAAAGAATTGGGCGCGAAAGTCTATGCGTGCTCGATGATGGCCGAGGTCATGGGACTCAAGAAGAGCGACTTCAACGATCTCGTGGACGACGTCGTCGGCGCCGCGACCTTCCTCCAGGCGGCCGAGGGCGGCCAGACGCTGTTCATCTGA
- a CDS encoding sulfurtransferase TusA family protein, whose amino-acid sequence MDGSTVANTAAATRTLVDSRGSSCPGPITDLAIAYRRSKVGDVIELWATDPGVKPDVQAWAAKTRNEIVSIEDQADKIVTIVKILRR is encoded by the coding sequence ATGGACGGGAGCACAGTAGCGAACACGGCCGCGGCGACGCGGACGCTGGTAGATTCCCGGGGGTCGTCGTGTCCCGGACCGATCACCGACCTGGCGATCGCCTACCGCCGCTCGAAGGTCGGCGATGTCATCGAACTGTGGGCCACCGACCCGGGCGTGAAGCCGGACGTTCAGGCGTGGGCCGCCAAGACGCGGAACGAGATCGTGTCGATCGAGGACCAGGCGGACAAGATCGTCACCATCGTCAAGATTCTGCGCCGGTGA
- a CDS encoding FAD/NAD(P)-binding oxidoreductase, whose translation MKRVLIVGGGSGATMLANMLDRRRFETIVLSKSPEHMFQPALLYVAFKNANPRIIRDERRLLARHVRFIQEPVTRIDLGARLVTTGAGSVYDYDALVVATGVTTDPEQIPGLADVNEQFGNYHSNVAWAQKVWAGLDAFRGGTIVLGQTSPVIKCPPSPVEGMLLTEELLHRRGLRDRTRLVFISPYPRAYPAEPMNAIVEPIMRARGIEIMPFFDVDRIDPAARTIYSIEGEEIQYDLPILIPPFVGADIAYEPAGVVDANRFVVTDKQTLRIKGFDNAFAIGDATNLPTSKAGVGAHLEAKVVAALLSGAPAQFRGRTHCAVDLAYGMGTFVIGSYASPVLNVPPNRLNHAMKMMMAHMYWLSLRGWLEPVFDWYFARTDPDKRLRAAARSDEARPAA comes from the coding sequence ATGAAGCGCGTCCTGATCGTCGGCGGCGGCTCGGGCGCCACGATGCTGGCCAACATGCTGGATCGGCGGCGCTTCGAGACCATTGTCCTGAGCAAGTCGCCGGAGCATATGTTCCAGCCGGCGCTGCTCTACGTCGCGTTCAAGAACGCCAACCCGCGCATCATTCGCGACGAGCGGCGCCTCCTGGCGCGTCACGTCCGGTTCATCCAGGAACCGGTGACGCGCATCGATCTCGGGGCGCGCCTGGTCACCACCGGCGCCGGGAGTGTCTACGATTACGACGCCCTCGTCGTGGCCACCGGCGTGACGACCGACCCGGAGCAGATTCCGGGCCTCGCGGACGTCAACGAGCAGTTCGGCAACTACCACAGCAACGTCGCCTGGGCGCAGAAGGTCTGGGCCGGCCTCGACGCTTTCCGCGGCGGGACGATCGTGCTGGGACAGACGTCCCCGGTCATCAAGTGCCCGCCGTCGCCCGTGGAAGGGATGCTCTTGACCGAGGAGCTGCTGCACCGGCGCGGCCTGCGCGATCGCACGCGCCTCGTCTTCATCTCGCCCTACCCGCGGGCGTATCCGGCCGAGCCCATGAACGCCATCGTCGAGCCGATCATGCGCGCGCGCGGCATCGAGATCATGCCGTTCTTCGACGTAGACCGGATCGATCCGGCGGCCCGCACGATCTACTCCATCGAGGGCGAGGAGATTCAGTACGACCTGCCCATCCTCATCCCGCCCTTCGTCGGCGCCGACATCGCCTACGAACCCGCCGGCGTGGTCGACGCGAACCGCTTCGTCGTCACCGACAAGCAGACGCTCCGCATCAAAGGCTTCGACAACGCCTTTGCCATCGGCGATGCGACGAACCTGCCGACCTCCAAGGCCGGCGTCGGCGCGCACCTCGAGGCGAAGGTGGTGGCGGCCCTCCTGAGCGGAGCCCCGGCGCAGTTCCGCGGCCGGACGCACTGCGCGGTAGACCTCGCGTACGGCATGGGGACGTTCGTCATTGGGTCGTATGCCTCGCCGGTCCTCAACGTCCCGCCGAACCGTCTCAACCACGCGATGAAGATGATGATGGCCCACATGTACTGGCTCAGCCTGCGGGGATGGCTGGAGCCGGTCTTCGATTGGTACTTCGCGCGCACGGATCCCGACAAGCGGCTCCGGGCCGCGGCCCGCAGCGACGAGGCCCGACCGGCGGCGTAA
- a CDS encoding metal-sensitive transcriptional regulator has protein sequence MPPRVDDELREEHEALLARLRRVEGQIRGLQRLLEEGASCETVAHQLFAAKSALEKVGVRLLVTNMRRCLAREVAGDATARRALDRLAETFARLA, from the coding sequence ATGCCGCCGCGGGTGGATGATGAGCTGCGCGAGGAGCACGAGGCGCTGCTGGCGCGGCTGCGCCGCGTCGAGGGGCAGATTCGCGGCCTCCAGCGCCTGCTGGAGGAAGGGGCGTCCTGTGAGACGGTGGCGCACCAGCTCTTCGCGGCGAAATCGGCCCTGGAGAAGGTCGGGGTTCGCCTCCTCGTGACGAACATGCGGAGGTGTCTGGCCCGCGAGGTCGCGGGGGACGCGACGGCCAGGCGCGCCCTTGACCGCCTCGCGGAGACCTTTGCCCGGCTCGCGTGA
- a CDS encoding DMT family transporter, with the protein MTAAGGRNPRLGYQFAALNALISGFAVFLNSLGVRMFADSTLYTALKNGVVAVAVVLPFIVSRSRREELARLTRGQWGLLVAIALVAGSVAYGVDFRGRQISTATTAAVIGHTQFLVVAALAALFLGERFPRTVPVALAVLAAGLTLGVRIHDVRLDGGVPLLAASTLLFAAGAVLIKIALRTVSIAAVVAVKMALGAVLLFAYVAAAGGLGAIARLSAVQWGFVLVTGLLLLAFTLTAVAGLHHASATGVTAVSAAAPIVTVAVVAATRHAPIPPSQLLGMGTVLAAALTVYALGHAEESRSAQGRERAPSSTRYARVLRGASPSR; encoded by the coding sequence GTGACGGCCGCCGGCGGTCGCAACCCGCGGCTCGGGTATCAGTTCGCGGCCCTCAACGCCCTGATCAGCGGGTTCGCGGTCTTCTTGAACAGCCTCGGCGTGCGGATGTTCGCGGACTCGACGCTGTACACGGCGCTGAAGAACGGCGTCGTCGCGGTCGCCGTCGTGCTGCCGTTTATCGTGAGCCGGTCCCGCCGCGAGGAGCTGGCGCGGCTCACCCGAGGCCAGTGGGGCCTGCTCGTCGCAATCGCCCTGGTCGCCGGGAGCGTCGCGTACGGCGTGGACTTTCGGGGACGGCAGATCAGCACGGCGACGACGGCCGCGGTGATCGGACACACCCAATTCTTGGTCGTGGCGGCGCTCGCGGCGTTGTTTCTGGGGGAGCGCTTCCCCCGCACCGTACCCGTCGCGCTGGCGGTGTTGGCGGCCGGGCTGACGCTCGGTGTCCGGATCCACGACGTCCGCCTGGACGGCGGCGTCCCGCTGCTGGCGGCCAGCACGCTCTTGTTCGCCGCCGGCGCCGTGCTGATCAAGATCGCGCTGCGCACCGTCTCCATCGCGGCGGTCGTCGCGGTCAAGATGGCCCTCGGCGCCGTGCTGCTGTTCGCCTACGTCGCGGCGGCGGGCGGGCTCGGCGCGATCGCGCGCCTCTCCGCGGTGCAGTGGGGCTTTGTGCTCGTCACAGGCCTGCTCTTGCTCGCGTTCACGCTCACGGCGGTCGCGGGCCTCCACCACGCGTCCGCCACGGGCGTCACAGCCGTCTCGGCCGCGGCGCCGATCGTGACCGTGGCGGTAGTGGCGGCGACGCGCCACGCACCGATCCCTCCGTCGCAGCTGCTCGGCATGGGAACGGTCCTGGCGGCGGCGCTGACGGTCTACGCGCTGGGACACGCCGAGGAGAGCCGGAGCGCGCAAGGGCGAGAGCGGGCGCCCTCGTCAACGCGATATGCGAGGGTTCTCCGCGGCGCCTCCCCGTCTCGGTGA
- the hypB gene encoding hydrogenase nickel incorporation protein HypB: MPPRIVEVRRNVLAKNDALAARLRARFAEAGVCVVGLVSSPGAGKTALLSETLRRLGARVAALVGDLATDNDAVRLRTSGAPVRQITTGTVCHLDAAMVEQALKGWDLTSLDFLFIENVGNLVCPASYDLGEDLRVVLLSVAEGEDKPLKYPVIFHGADLALITKADLAEACGYDEALARRELDAVRPGLDVLRVSAKSGEGLPAWLARLDAAAAEKRAAAPPVGTGRRELHGGRPPVGRRNAPAAPV; the protein is encoded by the coding sequence TTGCCGCCGCGGATCGTTGAAGTCCGCCGGAACGTGCTGGCCAAGAACGACGCGCTGGCCGCGCGCCTGCGCGCGCGGTTCGCGGAGGCGGGCGTCTGCGTGGTGGGCCTGGTCTCGAGCCCCGGCGCCGGGAAGACCGCGCTGCTGAGCGAGACCCTGCGGCGCCTCGGCGCCCGCGTCGCCGCCCTGGTCGGCGACCTCGCCACCGACAACGACGCGGTCCGCCTCCGGACGAGCGGCGCCCCGGTCCGCCAGATCACCACCGGCACGGTCTGCCATCTGGACGCCGCGATGGTCGAGCAGGCCCTCAAGGGGTGGGATCTTACGTCGCTCGATTTCCTCTTCATCGAAAACGTCGGAAACCTCGTCTGCCCCGCGTCCTACGACCTCGGCGAGGATCTGCGCGTCGTGCTGCTGTCCGTGGCCGAAGGGGAAGACAAGCCGCTGAAGTATCCCGTGATCTTCCACGGCGCCGACCTCGCGCTGATCACGAAAGCGGACCTCGCGGAGGCGTGCGGGTACGACGAGGCGCTGGCACGCAGGGAGCTCGATGCCGTGCGCCCGGGACTCGACGTGCTTCGCGTGTCGGCGAAATCGGGCGAAGGCCTGCCCGCCTGGCTGGCGCGTCTCGATGCCGCGGCGGCCGAGAAACGCGCGGCGGCGCCCCCCGTGGGGACTGGCCGGCGTGAATTACATGGTGGCCGGCCGCCTGTCGGCCGGCGGAATGCGCCGGCGGCGCCGGTGTGA
- a CDS encoding hydrogenase maturation nickel metallochaperone HypA, whose amino-acid sequence MHELSIAVSLVEMASERAAEIGGPRVDAVHVRLGALSGVVEEALRFSFDLAAGGTPVDGARLIVERVPVAVFCAGCRAERVLAEPLRFLCPVCGAPAGDLVHGREIELTALEVDDLAAADR is encoded by the coding sequence ATCGCCGTGAGCCTCGTCGAGATGGCTTCGGAGCGGGCCGCCGAGATCGGCGGCCCGCGGGTCGACGCGGTGCACGTCCGCCTCGGAGCGCTGTCCGGGGTCGTCGAAGAGGCGCTGCGCTTCTCGTTCGACCTGGCCGCCGGCGGCACGCCGGTGGACGGCGCGCGCCTGATCGTCGAGCGGGTGCCGGTCGCGGTCTTCTGTGCCGGCTGCCGCGCGGAACGCGTCCTCGCGGAACCGCTCCGCTTCCTCTGTCCCGTCTGCGGCGCGCCGGCGGGCGACCTTGTGCACGGACGGGAGATCGAATTGACGGCGCTGGAGGTGGACGACCTTGCCGCCGCGGATCGTTGA